The sequence GAAAGAGTTCATGATTCCCATCGCCTTAGAGGAGATTCCGGTGTCGGGATGAACCTGCTTCAAGACTTTATACACATAGATAGCGTAGCTCTCCTTCCTGGACCTCTTGCGCTTCTTTCCTCCTTTGCCAGCGGTTTTAGTGACGGCCTTCTTTGAGCCCTTTTTAGGCGCGGACTTGGCTGGTTCAGGCATGATGCTAAGCTCAAAGACAAAAAGCTGAATTAACAAACAT is a genomic window of Megalobrama amblycephala isolate DHTTF-2021 linkage group LG3, ASM1881202v1, whole genome shotgun sequence containing:
- the LOC125265350 gene encoding histone H2B-like — its product is MPEPAKSAPKKGSKKAVTKTAGKGGKKRKRSRKESYAIYVYKVLKQVHPDTGISSKAMGIMNSFVNDIFERIAGEASRLAHYNKRSTITSREIQTAVRLLLPGELAKHAVSEGTKAVTKYTSSK